ctgaatgagtctagtttcaagatATATAAATGGGAACATCGTCCAAAATCTGTatgagaagataattaatttttagtgtagaAAGGTCAAAACTACCAGACACCAGAGtaggggaaaatttaaagaataaactgcaCTTACTGGCTAAAccaaatattcttaaaattttatggtaataagatatgtgagtctagttttaaggaaaattttcagatcttaattcagaattctgtagcttaagatacaaataatttagtaatagtgactcaagtagacaccTTTGAAGgattatataagtaaatagtggaaacacatatgaatagttatctagcatgggttacactaaaatggatcacgaggccaaggctaatttgggccatgtgggccacacgggtgaAATTCATGGGCTCGTAGGCCCATTTTTactgtttgactgataaggttgcacgggtcgcccaagttgACTTTGAACCTACTGTAAAGacggtaagtttacctagacccctaattgactgaaatgactgtataactgatatgattaagcctgatgatgtcccaatgatttgatactgtatgctctgtttacatgcatgatattatgttacagcatgtcatatctgtatattgcatttacattgggttggggaattataatgttcggaggaagtgtactgaaaggcctcgaacCTAAGTTACTGGTAGCTCTACTGCGAACTACTGCTTAGTGCCGCATTCGATACTTtttagagtgtagggatgggtgggttgattatatccccaaaTAAAATGTGGGGTTAGACGAAtttggagtgtagaggctggctgggtaggatttGATGCTATATATCTGTTACTGTACTGAAtattgatactgtaatgggccaaggcccaaatGCATGACTGCTTATgtattgtaatgggctaaggccgtAATTGAAACTGAAACTGTACTGAAATAGGCTTAGGCCCAGATTGCGATTGCCTTTTGACTGTTTGCTTTATatgggattacacattgagtttgtGTAAACTCACTCTTCTGATTTGACTGTAGAGGTAATCCCTAGACACAGGTggatcggtgcgacggaggactcagcAGTGGCCACACGACCTATTTAGTTCGacttagtttttaattataattttgattttattttttggtattttactgtaataatggcctctttggatttttttttaatttagggtttttattgttttggcttacaactgctagtagtagggatAATCAAGCTTTCAAAACTGATCAAACAGTTTAACAAAATTCACACAAACATGCAAACTGTTTTGAAAAGCTTCTGCAATAAGTGATGTTTCGGAAATTAATAACGTTTTGAAAGAGACTAACTTTTGAATACGAATCACATTGAAATTGATCGACATGTCTTGGAATTAAGCATAAGAGAGTGTAAAGAGGTGGTAAATATAAGAGGTTTTTGACGATAACtcatttttcgaaaaacactaccatgtgacaccgccagattcggccataatgtccAAGCCGAGTTGGggggttacatttagtggtatcagagtcaggttGTAAAACTCAGATGAGGATTTGGGTTTTTAAGATTCGATTTTCGAAGAACTGATTTTCATATGATGTGAAATGTTCTTACTAAATGTGTGGCACATTGAGTCTTCGACGCCGATCCTATAAATCCTCTGAATTGATCTCTGTTTAAAAACTAAAAGTGCTAAAGATAGTATATACTAAGATTACTATAGATAGACTGTACTGAAAACACTCAGGTTAGTGTATACTGATACTGTAGTAAAATCGATAAACACTGGTAGACTATACATCATTCGAAAACAAACTTTGAACTACTGAAACTGTTTCCATAAAAAATCTGCTAATAACTATTAAACTGTAAGCTGAttcataaaacttttaataaagaTAAGCGTAACTAGACAATAAGCGCACGAGGTACTCACGGACGGGGTACTAGAGGCCGAGGTAGAGGCCGTAGAGGGGCTCGAGTTGAGTTCTCTTCACTGGGCAGTATACCAAATCTAGACACTAACGAGACGTCGGTGTCGCCTGTCACTGAGACTAGGTTAAAGACCAAGCGGCTAGGGACGATGCACTGTCTCAAGCCATGTTAAGGATTTTAGAAAGGGTCGTTGGGCCCAATACTAGAGCTAGAGGCCGCGGGTCAGTTACGGAATGACTCCGGTGTAACGGAGCTGAGCTTTTCAGGGGTATTGCAGGAGTTGCCCCTAATGTGGAGAATACTGGATAGAGGCCACAGAGAGAATTATGGACGACTTGGACTGCACCCCTAAGAGAAAATTAAAGGGTGTTGTATTGCTACTACGTGATGAGGCGTATCAGTGGTGGCTCACTATTAAGAAGGGAACTCAGCCCGACCGACTAacctgggagttctttaagaccaTTTTCCACGGGAATATGTGGGGCCTAGTTATGTGGATGCCAGTAGGAGGGAGTTCTTAAATCTGATTCAGGGAGGTAGAtcagtggccgagtatgaggccgaGTTTTTACGACTAAGCCGCTATGCGCGTGGTATGGTAGCGATTGAGTACGAGCGATGTGTTCGCTTCGAGGATGGCCTTAGGGATATTTTGAGGGTTCTGATAGCTCCACAGAGGGAGCGAGATTTTGCTGCTTTGGTTGATAAGGCGAAGATCACCGAGGAAGTGAAGCACACTGAGCGCCAGAATTGTGACAGAGAGAGAGGTAGGAATAAGAGTGATTTGGAGCCCTCGAGTTCTGTTCTGAGGCCTAAGAAAAAGGCCAGAGTTGATAGGCCGATGAGAGTTGGGGCTCCCATTGTTGGTACCGAACAGCTATTGTGTACTAGCTGTAGTAGGCGTCATCATCGCAAGTGTTGGAAAAGAACTAGGGAATGTTTGAGGTGTGATTCTCTAGAGAACCATATTATAGAGTGCCCACGAAGGTCCGATCAGATGCAAGCTATGGGTAGTAATACTGCGCAGCTGCCAAGGGTAGTTCATTAGCCACCGAGAGGTTGGGATTAGGCCAGAGTTGGTAATGATTTGGGCCGTGGTCAGAGGGCATCGGGCAGAGGTGCCGGTCATACTGAGGCGAGGCAACTGGCTCTAGTTTATGCTACTCGTCACTGAGAGGATGGAGATGCTCTAGACGTTATTACGGGtatgttctttatttataatgtaccaTATACTACactgatagatataggatccacTCACTCCTATATAGCTTGTACCGTATCTGAAAACTTGGGTATATTGGTTGAGAGCAATACGAGTGAGGTCACTATACTGAGTTCGTTGGAGCAGTCAATAAGGGTTAACAAACTGTTTAGAGATGTTCCTCTAGAGGTTCAAGGAGTTATCTTTTTGGCTGGTCCGATGGAACTGCCTTTTGAGGAATTTGATCTGATACTGGGAATGGACTGGTTGGTTAAACACCGAGTAAGCTTAGATTGTGTCTCAAAAAGGGTTGTACTGAGAACTGCGGAAGACAGCATGGTAGTCGTAATTAGAGAGCGACAGAACTACTTATTGAATGTGATTTCTGTATTGAGGGCCGAAAAGTTGGTTCAtaagggatgtgaggcgtaTCTGGCTTACATCAGTGTTCCAGATTCTAGGGCCACTTCGGTTAAGCATATCAGGATAGTTAAGGAGTTTCCAAATGTTTTTCCTGAATAGCTACCTGGGTTACCATCGTAAAGTAGAGTTTAGGATTGAGCTCTTTCCTGGTACAGCTCCAGTGTCCATCGCCCCTTATAGAATGGCAACGAAAGAGCTTGTGGAGTTTAAGGCCCAGATTCAAGAGCTATTagatcgtgggttcatccgcCCTAGTGTGTCTCCTTGGGGAGCACCGGTTCTATTTGTGAATaagaaggatggatccatgcgtatgtgtattgattatcggcAACTGAACTAGTTGACCATAAAGAATAAATACCCCCTACCGAGGATAGTTGATCTATTTGACCAGCTCTGAGGGGCTTCAGTTTTCTTTAAGATTGATTTATGATCAGGGTATCACCAGTTGAGAGTTAAGGAGGCTGACGTGCATAAGACGACATTTAAGACTTGCTATGGTCACTCTGAGTTTCTGTTGAGGGGATTCGAGTCAATCCTTGAAAGATTGAGGCTGTCTTGGATTGGAAGCAGCCTAAGACTGTATTTGAGATCTGCAGTTTTCTCGGACTGGTAAGGTATTATCGATGATTTGTAGAGGGGTTTTCTTTGATTACCGCCCTCTTGATAAGCTGCTACATAAGGGTGTGTCGTTTAATTGGAATGATTCGCAACAAGAGAGatttgagaagctcaagactATACTGACTGAGGCCCCTATTCTAATACAGCCAGAGTCTGGAAAGGAGTTTACTATGCACAACAATGCGTCATATGTCAGTTTGGGATGTTTATTGATGCAAGAGGGTAAGGTGGTAGCGTACGTGTCTCGTCAACTTAAGACTCATGAAGCGAATTATCCAACacatgacttggagttggctGCAGTGGTATTCGCACTGAAAATCTGGAGGAATTACTTGTATActgagaagtgtatcatttacactgatcacaagagcctcaagtacctctTCACTCAGAAGGAGCTGAATCTTAGGCAGTGTAGGTGGATTGAACTGCTTAAGGACTACGACTATACTATTGAATACTAccctggtaaggctaatgtggtggcCGACGCACTGAGCTGGAGAGCTATGACTGACCTGAGGGCGATGTTTGCTCGCctcaatttatttgatgatggtagtttgTTTACCGAACTTCAAGTTAAACCAATATGGATAGAGTAGATTAAAGGTAAACAGATAGAGGATAAGTTATTAGGTCTTCGTTTTTGACAGGTTGAAAGTGCAAATACCGAGGATTTTTGAGTGAATAGCGAAGGGGTGCTCTGTTTCCGTGGAAGAATCTGTGTACCGAAAGATACTAAGTTGAGGTAGTTTATACTATGAGAGatgcatagtagcccttatgctatgcatcctggcaGAAATAAGGTGTACCACGACCTTCGTGAGTTATACTGGTGGCCAGGTCTTAAGTGAGAGGTTACCGAATTTGTGGCTAAGTGTCTGACAtgccagcaggttaaggctgagcattaGTTACCTTCAGGTTTGTAGTAGCCAGTCAAGATTTCTCTTTGGAAGTGAAAGAGAGTGACTATGGACTTCGTCAGTGGGTTACCCCTCACACTtactaagaaggattttgtataggtcatcgtggatcgattgaccaagtctgcccACTTCATACCGGTTCGTACTGACTACTCTCTGCAGAAGCTGGCTAAACATATGTGTCTGAcatagtgagactgcatggggtaccagTTTCGATAATATTTGATAGGGATCCTCGCTTCACATCACGATTCTAGAAGAAGCTACATGAAGCTCTGGGTACaagattggacttcagtactgcgttccatcctcagactgacGGCCAGTCAGAAAGGGTGATTTAGATACTGTAGGATATGTTGAGAATTTATGTAATTGATTTCCGAGGCAGTTGGGAGGATTACTTGCTGCTAGCAGAGTTTGCTtataacaacaacaattaatctagcattcagatggcaccttacgaggctttgtatggttgtAGGTGTCGTACACCttcatgttggactgagttgggtgagtGGCGTGTTCTAGGCCCTGAACTAGTTTATGATACTGAGGATAAAGTTAAACGGATTTGGGATCGATTGAAAGCGACATCTGATAGGCAGAAGTCTTATGCCGATCTGAAATGTTGACAGATTGAGTATTCTGTAGAGGACTTTAATTTTCTCAAGGTCTCGTCATGGAAGAAAGTATTGAAGTTTGGTCATAAGggtaagttgagccctaggtttattgggCCTTACCGCATACTGAAACGTGTGAGACCGGTTGCCTACCAAATGGAGTTACCTTCGGAATTGGATCAGATTCATGACGTGTTCAACGTCTCTATGTTGGGGCACTACAGCTCTAATCCCATGCATATTGCTCTtgttgaggagatcgaggttaggtCAGATCTGACCTTTGAGGAGGAGCCAGTTCAGATTTTGGAGAGTGATGTAAAGGTTCTAAGAAGAAAATTCATCCCATTGGTTAAGGTTCTGTGGCGTAATCATAGCACTGAGGAAGCTACGTGGGAACCTGAGGATGTGGTGCGCCATCAGTATCCACACCTTTTCGgaccaggtaaatttcgagaacaaaattttcttttaagagggtagagttgtaacgcaccaaaattcttatttttgttattgtgaaaatGGTGACACAATTTTGTATCGACATTTGTGGTTAAGTACTCTAGGTGAGTTTGGGAGGTCTTGAGTTCAAGccttgactttggaaaattctAGTATTTTTCTGACTTAACCCCTATTTCTGGCTAGTAggcttttaattaaaagtttgtaaGTGCTTAACAGAATTGGCctactggtctggtggttaagggGAGTGTTGGTTAGCAGAGGGTCAGGAGTTCGAATCCCTACGTGAGTgtaaggaaaaatatatttttatttgctcgTCAGTTGAAGAGTTTGAGTTGGATTGGAAATTTGAGTAGTGAGAGTTTGGTAGAGAGAATTTAGGGGACTGGATTTTGGGGTTATCAGATTTTCTGAGCATTATCGTTtactttttgtaaaattttgattttcctaAAACTCCCCACCTTTTTGACGCCATCTCTTCTCCCTTTCTTCTTCACCTTTTGTTTTTCTGTTGTCAATCCtgaattttttctttccattactCTTTTTCTCTCCGTCTCTTTTGTTGGCTACCACACCTTCGTTCTGTTAGATCAATTTTCGTCGAACATTCTGGTAAGTAGATTTTTTGCTCTCTTTAACTTACGATTTTTTCCAACTTTGATTCGAGGGTTTGTGACGTTTGGCAGCAGCATCTTGCCTGGATTAAGGGTCTTATCATGATATTGCGTAACCAACTGTTTCGAGGTGCTGGGGTAAGCTTTTCATCGTTGAAGGGATGCGTTTCTCGTTTTGGATTTAGTTTTAGTTCAATCGATTAAGTGATAAATTGAGTGGAATTGGTCAATTATAGGTTCTGGAGTGCTCGGGGATCGTTGTAGCATCAATCGATACCTGGTGTGTACCcgaacacaaaaataagggatatGACAAAACGCCGATATTacttgctgtttggacaacaGTAGTaggctaattttaaaaaaatcaatataaattgtAGGAATCGAGCTCGAGGGTGAAAAAAATCTATGGgattaaagatatttgagtaTAGTTTCTCATGGAAGAAacgaagaaaaataatttcatattattagataatggaattttagtgagacagggtcagaatgattttggaatccctgTCTTGACttccaaaaattattaaaaattatataaatataattatgagttatactttatatttttaaaatattgaataagtctattttcaagatataCAAATAGGAACATCGTCCAAAATCTGTatgagaaaataattaatttttagtgcagaAAGGTCGAAACTGCCAGACACCAGAGTAGGGAAAACTTTAAACAATAAACTAtgcttattggctaaaccaaatattctaaaaattttctggtaagaagatatgtgagtctagtttcagggaaaatttgaagatcttaattcggaattgtgtagcttaagatacaaatagtttagtaatagtgactcaagtagacagctttgaaggattatataagtaaatagtggaaacacatatgaatagtTATCTAGCATGGGTTACACTAAAATGGATGAtgaggccaaggccaatttgggccatgtgggccacacgggcgtgtgggcccacacgatTGAACTTTATGGGCtcgtaggcccattttcactgtttgactgataaggttgcacaggtcgcccaagtcgactatgaacctactgtagggagGATAAGTTTACCtaaacccctaattgactgaaatgactgtataactgatatgattaagcctgatgatgtcccaatgatttgatactgtatgctctgtttacatgcatgatattatgttacagcatgtcatatctgtatattgcattacattgggtTGAGGAATTataatgttcggaggaagtgtactgaaaggcctcgagcctaagtTACTGGTAGCTTTACTGCGAACTACTGTTTAGTGCCGCATTCGatactttttggagtgtagggatgggtgggttgattatatccccaaaTAAAATGTGGGGTTAGGCGAAtttggagtgtagaggctgccTGGGTAGGATTTGATGCTATATATCTGTTACTGTACTGAAtattgatactgtaatgggccaaggcccaaatGCATGACTGCTTCTGaattgtaatgggctaaggccctaattgaaactgaaactgtactgaaatgggcttaggcccagattgTGTTGCCTTCTGACTGTTTGCTTtatatgggattacacactgatttttcgtaaactcacccttctgatttgactgtacaggtaatccccatatataggcggatcggtgcgacggaggactcagcggtggccacacgacctatTTAGTTCGACttagtatttaattataattataattataattttattttttggtatttcattgtaataatggcctctttggatttttttttaattcggggtttttattgttttgatttccAACTTCTAGTAGTAGGgataatcgagttttcaaaataGATCaaatattttagcaaaattcgCCCAAACATGCAAACTGTTTTGAAAAGCTTTCGCAATAAGTgacgttttgaaaattaataacattttgaAAGAGAATAACTGTTGAATACGAATCACGTTGAAATTGATTGGCACGTCTTGGAATTAAGTATAAGAGAGTGGAAAGAGTGGTAAAGATAAGAGGTTTTTGACAACAACTCATTCTTCGAAaaacactaccatgtgacacctccagattcggccataacgtccaaaccgggttgggggtgttacacatgTAATCCTCAATATTAGGATTAGGCAGCGCTTAGGAGCTCTGattcgttttctcaaaatgaacTGGTTTTAAATAATTCTTTAAGTATGGCCTTTTGGACTGTCAGTTATCTTTATGgactttaatttgttttttggAATTTAACACTTGGTTTAGTAAGGTAGTTTTAAACAAGAAGcgtgatttttttttctgataattaattaagctaagcatttacaaaatatttataagtcaCTAGTTTTTCTGTTCCAAGTTCAAAACAAACAAATGaggtttttgaaaaatatctaAGCTAATAATACGGTTTCTAAACCAATTTGACAGTATAATAAcaattgttttggaaaatttctCGTTTAGCAACAGTGAGGGTTtttggaagaaaaataaaacggGTTTCGCAAAATATCTACACAAGatcaaataaagttaaaaaatagatGCAAGTAAATCTAATTTTCTAGGTGTTCGATGTAACCTCCAAGATTTGATCATAACGTCTAGActggatttggggtgttacatttggtgtTATCATAGCTTGAGTTCAAACTCAGATTGTGGTTTTGGGTTAACTTTCATGAAATACTTAAGATTTCAAAAAAGAATCTGAGAGTTCTACACCAACCCAAGTAAGatacttttactttaattactTTAGTTAAATTGATAAACTCTAGAGACTGTAGAATAAGACTTTTTCTACTTTAGATAAAGATTGTGTTATTTCTGTAAAACtatagaattaggattaaaaCTACCTAAGCTGATCTTTAAAACTGTTTCTAAACTGTAGATAGTATAATAAGTACCTGTGGTACACGAGAACATGGTACGCATGGGCGTGGTGGGGGCCGTCGAGTAGCTCAAGTTGAGTCCTCCTTTTTGGGAAACATGGCCAACCTTGAGACAAGTGAGACTATTGAAATGTCTGTTACTGAGGGTAATAATCAGGGATTTGAGGATGAAGTGGTATCCTAGGCTATTCTTAGGGTTTTATAAAAGGTTGCTGGAGCCTAATCTAGATTTGTGGGATGAGGGTTAATGACTAAGCGCCTTTGAGCGAATGTAGTTGAAATATTTTGGGGTGTCATTGGGATAACCCCCAACGATTGACAAATATTGGATGGAGGCCACTGAGAGGATTATGGATGACCTGGACTGCATCCCAAAGAAAAAGTTGCATCGCAGAGCAAAAGTTGAAGGGTGTGGTACCGTTGCTCAGAGATGAAGCTTACCGTTGGTGGTAGGCTGTGGTGCGGAGCACATAAGCTAACCATGTAACTTGGGAGTTTTTCCAGGATGCCATCCAGAAGAAAATATATGGGGGCAAGGAATATTGAGGAACGCAAGCTGGAGTTCATCAGACTTAGTCAGGGTGAGATGTCAATGGTTAAGTATGAGGCTGAGTTCTTAAGGTTGACTAGTTATACTCAGATTTTGGTGTCCACTGATTACGATAAGTGCGTTCATTTTGAGGACAGACTGTAGGATGATTTAAATATTCTAGTTGCTCTACAATAGTAGTGGGTCTTCGAAGCTTGTGTAGGAGGACTAAGGTAGTTAAGGAGATTAAGTGCATGGAGTGTGAGAAGAGGGAATCAGGTCCTACTGGTATAGTTCTACGGCAGATGAAATAAGCTAGAGTTGACAGATCTCAGTAGGTTGATGTAGCAATAAATGTTGATTGGGTTCTAACTTGTGCATTTTGTGGTAGGCTCCATTCGAGCAAGTGTTGGAGAAAAATGGGAGCATGTTTTAGGTATAGGTCTACTGAACACCAAATTGAAAAGTGTATGTGTAGGGCTGAGCCGATGCAAGCTCCGGTGTAGAATCAGGTTTAGCCACAAAGGGTTGTTTAGTAGCGTTCAAGGGGTTGTGGATAGTTTAAAGCCGATAACGGTAATGGTCGGGAACAGTGGGCACTAGGTCAGAGTGTTAATCAGACTGAGGCTAGGCAGCCTGCAATGGTTTATACGGTGATACATCGTGAGGATAGAGATGCAATCGACGTTATAATaggtaattttactattcactctAATCAttattttaccttaattaacaTTGGTTCCACGTATTTTTATGTTACAAGAGTTTTTCGCTTGAGATTCAGGGATTTGTACTTTCAGCTGGTATGATGAAGTTGTCATTTGgggattttgatttgattctatGCATGGACTGAGTGGTTTTGCATCAAGTCAGTCTAGATTGTGTTGCAAAGAGGGTGACTTTGAAAACAACAGATGGTAAGGAGATTGTAATTGTTAGCGAGCATTGAGATTACCTATCTAATGTAATCTCTGCTATAGTAGTCGAGAAATTGGTCTGGAAGGGGTGTGAGTTGTATTAAGCCTATGTTCATGATACAGGCATTGTTGGTTCAGCTGTAGGAGGAATTCAAATGGTTAAGGACTTTCCGTATATTTTTCCTGAGGAACTTCTTGGGTTACTACTGGACCAAGAGGTTAAGTTTAGAATTGAGGCTTTGCTTGGGACTGCTCCAGTGTCTATTGCTCCTTATCTTATGGAACCGAAGAAGCTGAAAGAACTGAAAGTCCAACTTTAGGATCTTCTGGATAGAGTATTTATCAGAACTTATGTTTCGCCTTAGAGAACACTAGTGTTATTCGTTAAGAAGAAGGATGGAACAATGAAGATGTGTGTTGACTATTGACTCCCTTTGAACGTACTAAAgtccaaagtgtgaatactgtaataaaatagaaaattacgaGGTAGTATCCGTAAGTATATGAGtttagttgtaatatagttttacaacagagtgggtgagtactccgaggatcatacccaaggaaAGCGAAaactagatcaattttaacctacaCACTAAAAgctctaattaatactttaattaagtTATAGTACTGAAATGTAAATAAGAGATTTGTGGGAATTTCTATAGtactaataataaaacaaaataacataaaagaaaactaaatttcaagaTAGAGAAAAAGTAGAAGGAATCAAATCTGATGATgagtgattagcttgcttcagTAATCCCGATCAACTATCGTTTCGGGTTCCTCGTCAACCAACTAGCggctaccctagcaggatcttctgatcttcGTCTAACCCAATGAGTCAGCAAGGCtacttatcttccaacctcacagtctagactgGTTTGGGGTGAAGTGTTCACGgatgggcaataccaattttaggttaattcccaccttgatgacttctcggtgttgtcaagcctagggtttttTTCATGCTCTTCCTTTCTCAAATAGTTGATTTGTTGAGTAACCCTGCAAAAcagttaatagatcataccttCACTCgttaatcccccatagaagggTTAGTTCCTCATGACTTTTATAAACAATATGGAATAGATGGAAGAATAAAACATGGTGAATGCATCAAAGTGGAGAGTTTAAGAAAAGCAtggtttatataaataataaaaagaatccACAAAATTTGATCGTCTTCAAAAATTAGATCTCCTAAAAGAAAATAAcgaaaaaataaactaaattttagaaaacataaaaaagacaaaaaatgaaactaaatctAAAGAAAGAAACTAGGGTAATGGAAAGGTGTCCTTAACGCTAGGTTAGCTAACGTTCTCAAGTTTAAAGTTTGATTGTGtaaaccaaaatgcccttatttcattttttattttcgtcacaaagtcgatgtcgcgacacaccaggACCTGTGTCACTACATAGCAATCAGTATACTCTTCTTCAGCTATCTTCAGGGATATGTCGCGACATCCTTAgtctgtgtcgcgacatcagaAGCAGACTTGAGATTTCTCTGCTCTGTTCCCTATGTTACAACATCGAGTCATCCGTGTTGCGACATATCAACCAATATTCATTTAACACGTCATCTAATGGTCTCTTGCACACTTACAAAGTGCATTAGCTCACCCTTAAGCCttattcggcccctaaggtcaataaaagactcaattttcacattttattgaatgtaata
The window above is part of the Gossypium raimondii isolate GPD5lz chromosome 9, ASM2569854v1, whole genome shotgun sequence genome. Proteins encoded here:
- the LOC105797556 gene encoding uncharacterized protein LOC105797556: MVAIEYERCVRFEDGLRDILRVLIAPQRERDFAALVDKAKITEEVKHTERQNCDRERGRNKSDLEPSSSVLRPKKKARVDRPMRVGAPIVGTEQLLCTSCSRRHHRKCWKRTRECLRCDSLENHIIECPRRSDQMQAMDIGSTHSYIACTVSENLGILVESNTSEVTILSSLEQSIRVNKLFRDVPLEVQGVIFLAGPMELPFEEFDLILGMDWLVKHRVSLDCVSKRVVLRTAEDSMVVVIRERQNYLLNVISVLRAEKLVHKGCEAYLAYISVPDSRATSVKHIRIVKEFPNVFPE